The Sphingobacterium lactis sequence GTCGGTGGCGATTCATTCGGTAACAACAATTACATCCGTTTATCGTATGCGGCTTCTGATGAGAACCTAAAGGAAGCATTGCGCCGAATCAAAGAAGCCTTGGCTAAATTGGCGTAATCTATTCCTTCCACAGGATAAGATATCATCCATAAGGAATTCAACGAGCTCCATTTTGCATGCAAAAATTCTGCACAAACAGATCAGCATCAAAATGGAGCTTGTTCATTTCCCCCTCTACATACGCTCCATCCCAACGATACCGAAAGCACCGTGACCATCAAATCAAGAGGATCGCTCAAACCGACTATTTAGTAGTTTGCTTTACGAACAGTGTACCCAGAAAAAAAAGCTACTTATTATCAGACTTCAGAATCAATTGCGCAGTTAAGCGCTCCAGAAAATGGAATAATACAGGATTTTAGAGACAAGGAAACCGATTCCTAAACCTATTGAAATTGCGAACAACACTTTCACCCAAAGTGGCAACCTACCGATTAAATTCAATTTTTGTGTATTAATAGTTAAACGGTGGCAAAGATGGTTAAGTGGGATTGGAATGGCAAGGTGGTATTTACCCTAAATTGGTTTCTGTAAAGATTGGACTACAAACACGGCTTAAGGTGGAATTTCTACCAGCGCGCTAAACAAAAAATAATGATTTAATTCTGTAATAAGTCGAACATATTTTCTATCTTTGCACGTCCGTTAATATAACTACGGGTATTTTAATAAACATAATTTATTTACACAATGCAACAGTACGAATCTGTAATCATTCTTACCCCGTTGCTTTCAGAAGATGCTGCGAAGGAAGTAATCGCGAAATTCAAAGACATCTTAGTAGAAGGCGGAGCCGAAATTATCGCTGAAGATAATTGGGGTTTGAAAAAATTAGCGTATCCAATCCAGAAGAAAACGACTGGATTTTATCACTTAACTGAATTCAAGGCTCCAGGTGATTTAATTAAAAATTTGGAAGTACAATACAAACGTGATGAGCGTGTGATGCGTTTCTTAACGATCTCTTTGGACAAGCATGCAGTTGCTTACAACGAGAAAAAACGTAGCGGTGCATTCAACAAGA is a genomic window containing:
- the rpsF gene encoding 30S ribosomal protein S6; its protein translation is MQQYESVIILTPLLSEDAAKEVIAKFKDILVEGGAEIIAEDNWGLKKLAYPIQKKTTGFYHLTEFKAPGDLIKNLEVQYKRDERVMRFLTISLDKHAVAYNEKKRSGAFNKKVEPKTEEVAN